One Candidatus Eisenbacteria bacterium genomic region harbors:
- the dinB gene encoding DNA polymerase IV, producing the protein MRVEPVSRSPGEPSLRRVVFHVDMDAFFASVEQLFNPRLRGRPVMVCGSTQGRGVVATASYEARPFGVRCGMPVAEARRLCPHGEFVEGDPTKYIHLSLEVLDILRSASPTVEPFSIDEAFLELTGQVRGRPGMLALASRIQRRIRDELRLTASVGIGPNKFVAKMASGVHKPEGLTCFSEADFRRHFGPQPVQELWGVGEATAKAMNALGILTVNQLAAAPREILSATFGVVGPGLKLVARGEDDSPVVPYDQSPDAKSIGHEHTLARDEADPERLHAHLLRLSDQVARRARAQGFAGRVVSVKVRQGDFTTRQGQQRLGSWVSGGLEIYRAAAALFRRLQEAEVNTATEARDVSSLASRRHRGVRLLGVSLSELTRMSPDPQQLLFPVERRSRIMIEAVDALRDRLGEDVLVRAGAMICRD; encoded by the coding sequence ATGAGAGTGGAGCCCGTTTCCCGCTCCCCCGGGGAGCCATCGCTCCGCCGCGTGGTGTTCCACGTGGACATGGACGCCTTCTTTGCCTCGGTGGAGCAGCTCTTCAACCCCCGCCTGCGGGGCCGTCCGGTGATGGTGTGCGGCAGCACCCAGGGGCGCGGGGTGGTGGCCACCGCTTCCTACGAGGCCCGGCCCTTCGGGGTGCGCTGTGGCATGCCGGTGGCCGAGGCGCGCCGGCTCTGTCCCCACGGCGAGTTCGTGGAGGGGGACCCGACCAAGTACATCCACCTCTCCCTGGAGGTGCTGGACATCCTGCGCTCGGCCAGCCCCACCGTCGAACCATTCAGCATCGACGAGGCGTTCCTGGAACTTACCGGGCAGGTGCGGGGCAGGCCGGGCATGCTGGCGCTGGCATCGCGCATCCAGCGGCGCATCCGTGACGAGCTGCGCCTCACCGCCTCGGTGGGCATCGGGCCGAACAAGTTCGTGGCCAAGATGGCCTCCGGGGTGCACAAGCCCGAGGGACTGACCTGCTTCTCGGAGGCCGACTTCCGAAGGCACTTCGGCCCCCAGCCGGTCCAGGAACTGTGGGGGGTGGGGGAAGCCACCGCGAAGGCCATGAACGCGCTGGGCATCCTGACCGTGAACCAGCTCGCGGCCGCACCCCGCGAGATCCTCTCCGCGACTTTCGGCGTGGTGGGGCCGGGGCTGAAGCTGGTGGCCCGCGGCGAGGACGACTCGCCGGTGGTGCCCTACGACCAGTCGCCCGACGCCAAGTCCATCGGCCACGAGCACACCCTGGCGCGCGACGAAGCCGATCCCGAGAGGCTGCACGCGCACCTGCTGCGCCTCAGCGACCAGGTGGCCCGCCGCGCGCGCGCCCAGGGCTTCGCCGGTCGCGTGGTGAGCGTGAAGGTGCGGCAGGGGGATTTCACCACCCGGCAGGGGCAGCAGCGGCTGGGTAGCTGGGTGAGCGGTGGGCTGGAGATCTACCGGGCGGCGGCGGCGCTGTTCCGGCGGCTGCAGGAGGCGGAAGTCAACACCGCCACGGAGGCGCGGGACGTCTCCTCGCTCGCGAGCCGCAGGCACCGCGGCGTCCGCCTGCTCGGGGTCTCCCTGTCCGAGCTCACCCGGATGTCCCCGGACCCTCAGCAGCTGCTGTTCCCGGTGGAGCGGCGCTCCCGTATCATGATCGAGGCCGTGGACGCGCTGCGCGACC
- a CDS encoding transposase, which produces MSTAFPRFDRPAARTSQGAPGSSPARITPLPVRRAAGAGAGAGAAGTAQGKRAVEMVALECLHLVSLFTVGRKPVLVGDVAFELNQALEELSEQSGYRLVSVATNPDRLDVLVELDGLHRPESVTREVRGLTSLRLMQAFPALRLKLRSNRLWDEDRL; this is translated from the coding sequence ATGTCGACCGCATTTCCGAGGTTCGATCGTCCGGCCGCCCGCACTTCACAGGGAGCTCCCGGCTCGTCCCCGGCGCGCATCACCCCCCTGCCCGTGAGGCGCGCGGCCGGAGCCGGCGCCGGGGCCGGGGCCGCGGGAACCGCGCAGGGCAAGCGCGCCGTGGAGATGGTCGCGCTGGAATGCCTGCACCTGGTCTCGCTGTTCACCGTGGGCCGCAAGCCGGTGCTGGTGGGCGACGTGGCGTTCGAGCTGAACCAGGCGCTGGAGGAACTGTCGGAGCAGTCCGGCTACCGGCTGGTGTCGGTGGCCACCAACCCCGACCGCCTGGACGTATTGGTGGAGCTGGACGGCCTGCACCGCCCCGAGTCCGTGACCCGGGAGGTGCGCGGGCTCACCAGCCTGCGACTCATGCAGGCGTTCCCGGCCCTGCGCCTGAAGCTCCGCTCGAACCGGCTCTGGGACGAGGATCGCCTGTAG
- the lexA gene encoding transcriptional repressor LexA, which produces MLTDRERELLNLIVRLTEERSFPPTIREIGEAAGIRSTNGVRYFLERLEAKGYVRRSQGLSRGIELTHAPSSPTLAASAPQPVSVPLLGRVAAGLPVLSDENVEDTLLLDPSMAGHGKVFALRVRGESMKDAGILDRDVVVVREQREARSGDIVVALVDGEATVKTYRAKRSGIVLEPANAAFEPIEIAARQELVLLGKVVAVLRKVE; this is translated from the coding sequence ATGCTGACGGACCGAGAGAGAGAACTGCTGAACCTGATCGTGCGGCTCACGGAGGAGCGGAGCTTTCCGCCCACCATCCGCGAGATCGGGGAGGCCGCGGGCATCCGCTCCACGAACGGGGTCCGCTACTTCCTGGAGCGCCTCGAAGCCAAGGGCTATGTGCGGCGCAGCCAGGGCCTCTCACGCGGCATCGAGCTGACCCATGCCCCGTCCAGTCCCACTCTCGCGGCGTCCGCGCCGCAGCCGGTTTCTGTCCCCCTGCTGGGTCGAGTGGCTGCCGGTCTTCCGGTTCTCTCCGACGAGAACGTGGAGGATACGCTGCTCCTCGACCCCAGCATGGCGGGGCACGGCAAGGTGTTCGCCCTGCGCGTGCGCGGGGAATCCATGAAGGACGCGGGCATCCTGGACCGGGACGTGGTGGTGGTGAGGGAGCAGCGCGAAGCCCGCTCCGGTGACATCGTGGTGGCGTTGGTGGACGGCGAGGCCACAGTGAAGACCTACCGAGCCAAGCGAAGCGGTATCGTCCTCGAGCCTGCCAACGCCGCCTTTGAACCCATCGAGATCGCCGCGCGCCAGGAGCTGGTGCTGCTGGGCAAGGTGGTCGCGGTGTTGCGGAAGGTGGAGTAG
- a CDS encoding thioredoxin domain-containing protein, translated as MVGQRRDWLLIGLSTLGTALALVATVQTLQLQVDASRALLCGSSTWFDCRTAHASSFSHFLGIPIAWYGVLLFFWVTVALACGEALGLSRDAVRFTCRITLLGALPVCAAEAYAMLFLLRVVCPLCVSIDLVVLLLFLGLATGRRQAGVGIIKYWRGFRERAASGPSLKAQGDIRWCFGSLLMLFATGLVAMSVVSNVVFRVGKVDVAREAREHFLQAPTRLVVPGDAPSWGSPGATVEIVVASDFLCPICKESGLVLRGLLAEYAGSTRLRFLNYPLSTQVNPYVKHDIHPLAGMAASAALSAQKMGGFWSFHDEMFRNQSGISKQRILDLATHRGWDAGKFWEEMGSPRTSNRLRQDIEAAHSAGVLGTPTVWVNGRVVRRWSTPPLLRRILDAELDRRGSSATGRPRQAARRPTGPEHPPFSFSAAGTEAGMRPRMVEIHTLRREPPVPGGTMRRR; from the coding sequence GTGGTAGGGCAGCGCAGGGACTGGCTGCTCATCGGGCTGTCCACACTCGGGACAGCCCTTGCGCTTGTGGCCACGGTTCAGACTCTTCAACTCCAGGTGGACGCCTCCCGGGCCCTGCTCTGTGGCTCCAGCACCTGGTTCGACTGCCGCACCGCCCATGCTTCGAGCTTCTCGCACTTCCTCGGAATCCCGATCGCCTGGTACGGAGTGCTGCTCTTCTTCTGGGTCACGGTCGCGCTGGCCTGCGGGGAAGCTCTGGGACTTTCCCGCGACGCCGTGCGCTTCACCTGCCGGATCACACTCCTCGGGGCGCTCCCCGTCTGCGCGGCGGAAGCGTATGCGATGCTCTTCCTGCTCCGGGTCGTGTGCCCGCTGTGTGTTTCCATTGACCTGGTGGTTCTGTTGTTGTTTCTCGGGCTGGCAACGGGACGTCGGCAGGCCGGGGTGGGGATCATCAAATACTGGCGCGGCTTCCGCGAGCGCGCCGCGAGTGGTCCATCCCTGAAGGCGCAGGGGGATATCCGGTGGTGCTTCGGCTCGCTCCTCATGCTCTTCGCGACCGGCCTGGTGGCCATGTCCGTCGTCAGCAACGTGGTCTTCCGAGTCGGCAAGGTGGACGTGGCGCGGGAGGCACGCGAGCATTTCCTCCAGGCGCCCACCAGGCTGGTCGTGCCGGGGGATGCTCCCAGCTGGGGGAGCCCTGGGGCAACCGTGGAGATCGTTGTCGCCAGTGATTTCCTGTGCCCGATCTGCAAGGAGTCCGGATTGGTGCTCCGCGGGCTGCTCGCGGAGTACGCGGGCTCGACGCGCCTTCGCTTCCTCAACTACCCGCTGAGCACGCAGGTGAATCCGTACGTGAAGCACGACATCCATCCCCTCGCGGGAATGGCCGCCTCCGCGGCCCTCAGCGCCCAGAAGATGGGAGGATTCTGGTCCTTCCATGACGAGATGTTCAGGAACCAGTCCGGCATCTCGAAGCAGCGGATCCTCGACCTCGCGACGCATCGCGGGTGGGACGCCGGGAAATTCTGGGAGGAGATGGGATCCCCCAGGACTTCCAACCGCCTGCGTCAGGACATCGAAGCGGCGCACTCGGCAGGCGTGCTGGGGACGCCGACCGTCTGGGTCAATGGCCGGGTGGTGCGGCGGTGGTCCACCCCGCCCCTCCTGAGGAGGATCCTGGACGCGGAACTCGACCGCCGGGGCTCCTCGGCGACGGGGAGGCCGCGCCAGGCGGCCCGCCGTCCAACCGGACCGGAACACCCGCCCTTCAGCTTTTCCGCCGCCGGGACCGAGGCAGGGATGCGACCGCGAATGGTCGAGATTCACACCCTGCGGCGAGAACCCCCCGTCCCAGGTGGCACTATGCGTCGACGATGA
- a CDS encoding DUF1428 domain-containing protein, translating to MPRYVDGFVLPMPRKNLASYLEMARLGARVWRDHGAVEYLECVGDDLKVKFGQSFPRGIRLKPGETVVFSWIVFKSRAHRDRVNARVMKDPRIADMMKSKAMPFDVKRMMYGGFKVIVDA from the coding sequence ATGCCACGCTACGTAGACGGGTTCGTCCTACCCATGCCCAGGAAGAACCTCGCGAGCTATCTTGAAATGGCACGGTTGGGCGCAAGGGTATGGCGCGACCATGGCGCCGTGGAATACCTCGAGTGCGTAGGCGATGATCTCAAGGTGAAGTTTGGGCAATCGTTCCCTCGAGGCATTCGACTGAAGCCGGGTGAAACCGTCGTGTTCTCGTGGATCGTGTTCAAGTCTCGCGCGCATCGCGATCGAGTGAATGCCAGGGTCATGAAGGATCCGCGAATTGCGGACATGATGAAGTCAAAGGCGATGCCCTTCGATGTGAAGCGGATGATGTACGGAGGTTTCAAAGTCATCGTCGACGCATAG
- a CDS encoding TonB-dependent receptor: protein MKKLLLCLALLALLPLPARAQTSTLHGRIVNRKAGGGLPGVLVRLVDAADTAVVRHAVSNDKGAFEVSGLGRRAYRLEATRVGYAPLRRTVRVNAASFDAGDLVMTEDAIELPEIDVTGTPPPARQKADTTEFAAGAFRTNRDASAGELLAKVPGVTVENGTVKSNSETVQQVLVDGKPFFGGDPNIALHNLPAEAIDKIQIFDKLSEQAEFTGFDDGQAQKTINFKLRPERRDSEFGKVAAGHGDQGLYTAGGNLNMMHGDRRLSVVELSNNVNLQNFAAQDLLGVLNAPGQRGGMFGGGRRPGGGRGGVGGGFGGGPDGPGLLGNFLIGQPGGLTATHVLGGNYSDRWWNALQFNQSYFFNTTDTRNTESLARQYADRPDSVSLYGQATDSEGRNYNHRFESRVELTADSSNSLVLTPRLFFQSNHSSRSVSASNSAADGALLGQAVSASNSATAGNNLSGHAVLRHKFATRGRTVSADFGLGSNHRDGSSSLRSVADYFLPGRSVSDTLDQQTDILTRGYSLSTRLVYTEPVGSKGILEFHYAPSLSYTEADNRVHLLDPLAGAYTETDTGLSNTYSSRNTVHDAGLGYLARLGSVRLSANLAYRKSRLHGERTFPVNTVVDRDFHKVMPSFNAEYTLAQHAYWRVFYRTSASAPDISQLQDVVDNSNPLLLTSGNPRLNESYTHTFVSRYSTADPARSRSFFLVLSAQRTRDYVATSTVTAAADSVLTGGVVLKKGAQLAYPVNLDGHWNVNSFATYSLPTGLLGGILNLSTGYAYTRTPGLIGGAPNSAGTSTFSGGAVLSSNRSENLDFTVSYMGRYNVARNTLQTSLDNDYYSHAASVRLNLTLWSDVVVRNELASNVTSGLTSGYNQDILMWNAGVGLKFLKERRGELRLSATDLLNQNQSTSRTVTSNYVEDARNRALGRYVMLTFTYTIRPMMGGRMPRMPGMWRGEHGDRPGDGPPH, encoded by the coding sequence GTGAAGAAGCTCCTGCTGTGCCTCGCACTCCTGGCGCTGCTGCCGCTGCCTGCCCGCGCGCAGACGTCCACGCTCCACGGCCGGATCGTCAACCGCAAGGCGGGTGGGGGACTTCCCGGCGTGCTGGTGCGGCTCGTGGATGCCGCCGACACCGCCGTGGTGCGCCATGCGGTCAGCAACGACAAGGGCGCATTCGAGGTCTCCGGCCTGGGCCGGCGCGCCTACCGGCTGGAGGCCACCCGCGTCGGCTACGCCCCCCTGCGCCGCACGGTGCGCGTGAACGCTGCCTCCTTCGACGCGGGCGACCTGGTGATGACCGAGGACGCCATCGAACTGCCCGAGATTGACGTCACCGGCACCCCGCCGCCGGCCCGGCAGAAGGCCGACACCACCGAGTTCGCCGCCGGCGCGTTCAGGACCAACCGCGACGCCAGCGCCGGCGAGCTGCTGGCCAAGGTGCCCGGCGTGACCGTCGAGAACGGCACCGTGAAGAGCAACAGCGAGACGGTCCAGCAGGTGCTGGTGGACGGCAAGCCGTTCTTCGGCGGCGACCCCAACATCGCGCTGCACAACCTGCCCGCCGAGGCCATCGACAAGATCCAGATCTTCGACAAGCTGAGCGAGCAGGCCGAGTTCACCGGCTTCGACGACGGCCAGGCGCAGAAGACCATCAACTTCAAGCTGCGCCCCGAGCGACGCGACAGCGAGTTCGGCAAGGTGGCGGCGGGCCACGGGGACCAGGGCCTCTACACCGCGGGCGGCAATCTCAACATGATGCACGGCGACCGCCGGCTCTCGGTGGTGGAGCTCTCCAACAATGTGAACCTCCAGAACTTCGCGGCGCAGGACCTGTTGGGGGTGCTGAACGCGCCGGGGCAGAGGGGCGGGATGTTCGGCGGCGGCCGGCGGCCCGGCGGCGGGCGCGGGGGAGTGGGCGGCGGGTTCGGAGGCGGGCCCGACGGTCCCGGGCTGCTGGGCAACTTCCTCATCGGCCAGCCGGGCGGTCTCACCGCCACACACGTGCTGGGCGGCAACTACAGCGACCGCTGGTGGAACGCGTTACAGTTCAACCAGAGCTACTTCTTCAACACCACCGACACGCGCAACACCGAATCCCTCGCGCGCCAGTACGCCGACCGCCCCGACTCGGTGAGCCTCTACGGGCAGGCCACCGACTCCGAAGGCCGCAATTACAATCACCGGTTCGAGTCCCGCGTGGAGCTCACGGCTGATTCCTCCAACTCGCTGGTGCTCACGCCGCGGCTGTTCTTCCAGAGCAACCACTCGTCGAGATCCGTCTCCGCGTCCAATTCCGCCGCGGACGGGGCCCTGCTGGGACAGGCTGTCAGCGCCTCCAACTCCGCCACCGCGGGCAACAACCTCTCCGGCCATGCCGTGCTCCGGCACAAATTCGCCACCCGCGGGCGCACCGTGTCGGCCGACTTCGGGCTGGGGTCCAATCACAGGGACGGCTCCAGCAGCCTGCGCTCGGTGGCGGACTACTTCCTACCCGGCCGGAGCGTGAGCGACACGCTGGACCAGCAGACGGACATCCTCACCCGCGGCTATTCGCTCTCCACCCGGCTGGTGTACACCGAGCCCGTGGGGTCGAAGGGAATCCTCGAATTCCACTACGCGCCCTCGCTCAGCTACACCGAGGCCGACAACCGCGTCCACCTGCTGGACCCGCTTGCGGGTGCCTACACCGAAACCGACACCGGGCTCTCCAACACCTACAGCAGCCGGAACACCGTGCACGACGCCGGGCTGGGCTACCTGGCGCGCCTCGGCAGTGTGCGGCTCTCGGCCAACCTGGCGTACCGGAAGAGCCGGTTGCACGGGGAGCGCACCTTTCCGGTGAACACCGTCGTGGACCGGGACTTCCACAAAGTCATGCCCTCCTTCAACGCCGAGTACACGCTGGCGCAGCACGCCTACTGGCGCGTGTTCTACCGCACGTCGGCGTCCGCGCCGGACATCAGCCAGCTGCAGGACGTGGTGGACAACTCCAACCCGCTGCTGCTGACCAGCGGCAACCCGCGGCTCAACGAGTCCTACACGCACACGTTCGTCTCCCGCTACTCCACCGCGGACCCCGCGCGCTCGCGCAGCTTCTTCCTGGTGCTCTCGGCGCAGAGGACGCGCGACTACGTGGCCACCTCCACCGTGACCGCCGCCGCCGACAGCGTGCTCACCGGTGGCGTGGTGCTCAAGAAGGGCGCGCAGCTGGCGTACCCGGTGAACCTGGACGGCCACTGGAACGTGAACTCCTTCGCCACCTACAGCCTGCCCACGGGTCTGCTGGGCGGGATCCTCAACCTCAGCACGGGGTACGCCTACACGCGCACTCCGGGCCTGATCGGCGGGGCGCCGAACTCGGCGGGCACCAGCACCTTCAGCGGCGGCGCGGTGCTCAGCAGCAACAGGAGCGAGAACCTGGACTTCACGGTTTCGTACATGGGGCGCTACAACGTTGCCCGGAACACGCTGCAGACCTCTCTCGACAACGATTACTACAGCCACGCCGCGTCCGTGAGACTCAATCTGACACTGTGGAGCGACGTGGTGGTGCGCAACGAACTCGCGAGCAACGTCACCAGCGGCCTCACCAGCGGCTACAACCAGGACATCCTGATGTGGAACGCGGGGGTGGGGCTGAAGTTCCTCAAGGAGCGCCGCGGCGAGCTGCGCCTCTCCGCCACCGACCTGCTGAACCAGAACCAGAGCACCAGCCGGACCGTGACCAGCAACTACGTCGAGGACGCGCGCAACCGGGCGCTGGGTCGTTACGTGATGCTGACGTTCACCTATACGATCCGGCCGATGATGGGCGGGAGGATGCCGCGGATGCCGGGGATGTGGCGGGGAGAGCACGGCGACCGGCCGGGGGATGGGCCGCCGCACTAG
- a CDS encoding isoprenylcysteine carboxylmethyltransferase family protein, which translates to MSLTQVLVYSLIVTGRITVLLVFSALALGVLWHLFRVEGTRRAATHRDRRSWPGAIATFVLGALVPVCVKMNWGAVGKYLPQPVAAPLAALGTLMCFVALTLLVWSVLVLGHAGHVLARVDWGGKLIREPPFNMVRHPIYFGLGLLFAGSALAALSWPAAVVAVAWWPVAAYRARIEDELLRKAFGREFEDYRRAVPGIWPR; encoded by the coding sequence ATGTCCCTCACGCAGGTGCTCGTCTACTCACTCATCGTCACCGGCCGGATCACGGTGCTGCTCGTGTTCTCGGCGCTGGCCCTCGGCGTTTTGTGGCACCTGTTCCGGGTGGAAGGCACGCGCCGCGCGGCCACCCACCGCGACCGGCGCTCGTGGCCGGGGGCGATCGCCACCTTCGTGCTCGGGGCGCTGGTGCCGGTGTGCGTGAAGATGAACTGGGGCGCGGTGGGGAAGTACCTGCCGCAGCCGGTGGCCGCTCCGCTGGCGGCCCTCGGCACGCTGATGTGCTTCGTGGCGCTCACGCTCCTGGTGTGGTCGGTGCTGGTGCTGGGCCATGCCGGCCACGTGCTGGCGCGCGTGGACTGGGGTGGCAAGCTGATCCGCGAGCCCCCATTCAACATGGTGCGCCATCCCATCTATTTCGGCCTGGGCCTGTTATTCGCCGGCTCCGCGCTGGCGGCGCTCTCCTGGCCCGCGGCGGTGGTGGCGGTGGCGTGGTGGCCGGTGGCGGCGTACCGCGCGCGCATCGAGGACGAGCTGCTGCGCAAGGCGTTCGGCCGGGAGTTTGAGGATTACCGTCGCGCGGTTCCGGGAATCTGGCCAAGGTGA
- a CDS encoding efflux RND transporter permease subunit codes for MKLTEFAVRRWQFTVVLFLMLAALGMAAWNNIPRFEDPPLDFPTFSVISVLPGASPTDLERLVVNEVEKRLYELEDVKSLTSSIRDGVAVTRVEFRPDKDPDRKYDEVVREMNVLRPGLPAELVRFDVQKGSTLNVNIAQVALVSAAASYRTLDSLGEDLSDRLRSVRGVRASERWGAPKRQVDVAVNFARLAALRMPVGEVMQAIGGESADIPAGSVEAGASRFSVRSSGSYATLDEIRNTVVRGSGERLVRVRDVADVSWGYADSTYRARFNGRRSVFVTAQQQRGTTVESVRDGIAAELARFQKALPAGVRLEFAFDQARNVNRRLARLGEDFGIAILLVLLTLLPLGLRAALVVMISIPLSLAIGITGLYWLGYSLNQMTIVGMVIALGLLVDDSIVVVENITRFRREGVPLREAAIRATSQIWVAVLGATATLLFAFLPLLFLPGGPGRFIRSLPMAVVVTVLASLFVSLTIIPWLTTLLLGKKPAAHGNRVLRAFDRGIHVTYAPVLDKALRRPMLTVGLAVAVVVGSLALVPVVGFSLFPKAETPQFHIDITSSEGASIAVTDSAARFAERVLARHPGITNVYTSVGHDNPAVYYNVTSRVDNPRVGQLFVLLDHYDQKGTPRMLDTLRAELARFPGAELAVREFEQGPPVDAPVAMRITGSSLDTLGVLAARVEEALKRTPGTQYVNNPLRLARSDLRVDIDRGKAGLLGVAPLEIDRMVRLALSGLQAGTLREGAGDERDVVLRLAPASRPRPSDLERLYVSGAAGQLTPLGQVARVRFERAVPEIQRRDRVRSVTVGAAVLTGHITDRVTRDALARVAKLRLPEGYRIVPAGEIESREESFGGIGGAILVAIFGILAILVLEFRTFRSTAIVASVIPLGIAGGIAALFLVGQTLSFTATIGFVALIGIEIKTSILLVDLTNQLRAQGMPMEDAIRRAGEVRFLPIVLTSLTAAGGLLPIALQGSAMYAPLAWVIIGGLISSTLLARILTPVMYKLIAPQVDAVSGTEVVGEPAVAVSLVPAPAG; via the coding sequence ATGAAACTGACTGAATTCGCAGTCCGGCGCTGGCAGTTCACGGTGGTCCTGTTCCTGATGCTCGCCGCGCTGGGGATGGCGGCGTGGAACAACATTCCGCGCTTCGAGGACCCGCCACTGGACTTCCCCACGTTCTCGGTGATCTCGGTGCTGCCGGGCGCGAGCCCCACCGACCTGGAGCGGCTGGTGGTGAACGAGGTGGAGAAGCGGCTGTACGAGCTGGAGGACGTGAAGAGCCTCACCAGCAGCATCCGCGACGGCGTGGCCGTCACACGCGTCGAGTTCCGCCCGGACAAGGACCCCGACAGGAAGTACGACGAAGTGGTGCGCGAGATGAACGTGCTGCGCCCGGGCCTGCCCGCGGAACTGGTGCGCTTCGACGTGCAGAAGGGCTCCACGCTGAACGTGAACATCGCGCAGGTGGCGCTGGTCTCGGCGGCGGCCTCGTACCGGACGCTCGACTCACTGGGCGAGGATCTCAGCGACCGGCTGCGCTCGGTCCGCGGCGTGCGCGCCTCCGAACGCTGGGGCGCGCCGAAGCGGCAGGTGGACGTGGCGGTGAACTTCGCCCGGCTGGCGGCGCTGCGCATGCCCGTGGGCGAGGTGATGCAGGCCATCGGCGGGGAGAGCGCCGACATCCCCGCGGGCAGCGTGGAGGCCGGCGCCAGCCGGTTCAGCGTGCGCTCCTCCGGCAGCTACGCCACGCTGGATGAGATCCGCAACACCGTGGTGCGCGGCTCGGGCGAGCGACTGGTGCGGGTGCGCGACGTGGCCGACGTGAGCTGGGGCTACGCCGACTCCACCTACCGCGCCCGCTTCAACGGCCGCCGCTCCGTGTTCGTGACCGCGCAACAGCAGCGCGGCACCACCGTGGAGTCGGTGCGCGACGGGATCGCGGCCGAGCTGGCGCGCTTCCAGAAGGCGCTGCCCGCGGGGGTGCGCCTGGAGTTCGCGTTCGACCAGGCCCGCAACGTCAACCGCAGGCTGGCGCGGCTGGGCGAGGACTTCGGGATCGCCATCCTGCTGGTGCTGCTCACGCTGCTCCCGCTGGGCCTGCGCGCCGCGCTGGTGGTGATGATCAGCATCCCGCTCTCCCTGGCCATCGGCATCACGGGGCTGTACTGGCTCGGGTACTCGCTCAACCAGATGACCATCGTGGGAATGGTGATCGCACTGGGGCTGCTGGTGGACGATTCCATCGTGGTGGTCGAGAACATCACCCGCTTCCGAAGGGAAGGCGTGCCGCTGCGCGAGGCCGCCATCCGCGCCACCAGCCAGATCTGGGTGGCGGTGCTGGGGGCCACCGCCACGCTGCTGTTCGCGTTCCTGCCGCTGCTGTTCCTGCCGGGCGGCCCGGGGAGGTTCATCCGCTCGCTGCCGATGGCGGTGGTGGTCACGGTGCTGGCGTCGCTGTTCGTCTCCCTGACCATCATCCCGTGGCTCACCACGCTGCTGCTGGGGAAGAAGCCCGCGGCGCACGGCAACCGGGTGCTGCGGGCGTTCGACCGGGGCATCCACGTCACCTATGCCCCGGTGCTCGACAAGGCGCTGCGGCGGCCGATGCTCACCGTGGGGCTGGCGGTCGCGGTGGTGGTGGGCAGCCTGGCGCTGGTGCCCGTGGTGGGGTTCTCGCTGTTCCCCAAGGCCGAGACCCCGCAGTTCCACATTGATATCACGTCGTCGGAGGGCGCCAGCATCGCCGTCACCGACTCGGCCGCGCGCTTCGCCGAGCGGGTGCTGGCGCGGCACCCGGGGATCACCAACGTGTACACCTCGGTGGGGCACGACAACCCCGCGGTGTACTACAACGTCACTTCGCGCGTGGACAACCCCCGGGTGGGGCAGTTGTTCGTGCTGCTGGACCACTACGACCAGAAGGGCACGCCGCGCATGCTCGACACGCTGCGCGCCGAACTGGCGCGCTTCCCGGGGGCGGAGCTGGCGGTGCGGGAGTTCGAGCAGGGCCCGCCGGTGGACGCGCCGGTCGCGATGCGCATCACCGGCAGCTCGCTGGATACGCTGGGCGTGCTGGCGGCGCGCGTCGAGGAGGCGCTGAAGCGGACCCCGGGCACGCAGTACGTCAACAACCCGCTGCGGCTGGCGCGCAGCGACCTGCGCGTGGACATTGACCGCGGCAAGGCCGGGTTGCTGGGCGTGGCGCCGCTGGAGATCGACCGCATGGTGCGCCTGGCGCTCTCGGGCCTGCAGGCCGGCACGCTGCGCGAGGGGGCCGGCGACGAGCGCGACGTGGTGCTGCGCCTGGCGCCCGCCAGCCGGCCGCGCCCGTCCGACCTGGAGCGGCTGTACGTGAGCGGCGCGGCCGGACAGCTCACACCGCTGGGCCAGGTGGCGCGCGTGCGCTTCGAGCGCGCGGTGCCCGAGATCCAGCGCCGCGACCGGGTGCGCAGCGTGACGGTGGGCGCGGCGGTGCTCACCGGCCACATCACCGACCGGGTGACGCGGGACGCGCTGGCCCGGGTGGCGAAGCTCCGCCTGCCCGAGGGCTACCGGATCGTGCCCGCGGGCGAGATCGAGAGCCGCGAGGAGAGCTTCGGCGGCATCGGCGGCGCGATCCTGGTGGCCATCTTCGGCATTCTCGCCATCCTGGTGCTGGAGTTCCGCACCTTCCGCTCCACGGCCATCGTGGCGTCGGTGATCCCCCTGGGCATCGCCGGGGGCATCGCCGCGCTGTTCCTCGTGGGGCAGACACTCTCGTTCACCGCGACCATCGGGTTCGTGGCGCTGATCGGCATCGAGATCAAGACCAGCATCCTGCTGGTGGACCTCACCAACCAGCTGCGGGCCCAGGGCATGCCCATGGAGGACGCCATCCGTCGCGCCGGCGAGGTGCGTTTCCTGCCCATCGTGCTCACCAGCCTCACGGCCGCGGGCGGCCTGCTGCCCATCGCGCTCCAGGGCAGCGCGATGTATGCCCCGCTGGCGTGGGTGATCATCGGCGGGCTGATCTCGAGCACGCTGCTCGCGCGCATCCTGACGCCGGTGATGTACAAGCTGATCGCCCCGCAGGTGGACGCGGTTTCCGGAACGGAAGTCGTGGGCGAGCCGGCGGTGGCGGTGTCGCTGGTCCCCGCACCCGCCGGGTGA